One genomic segment of Pseudorca crassidens isolate mPseCra1 chromosome X, mPseCra1.hap1, whole genome shotgun sequence includes these proteins:
- the TMSB15A gene encoding thymosin beta-15A — protein MSGKPDFSEVEKFDRSKLKKTNTEGRSTLPSKETIQQEKECVQTS, from the exons ATGAGTGGTAAGCCAGACTTCTCTGAAGTGGAGAAGTTTGACAGGTCAAAACTGAAGAAAACTAACACTGAAGGAAGAAGTACTCTGCCCTCGAAGGAAA CTATCCAGCAGGAGAAAGAGTGTGTTCAAACATCGTAA